A region of the Silene latifolia isolate original U9 population chromosome 9, ASM4854445v1, whole genome shotgun sequence genome:
ACCCGTTTCACCAAACgacacctcccaggaccaccgtcAAACAACCAACCAGACCCAAAAAAACAGACGAACACAAAAGGAGAATGAAGAGGGACCGAAAGGTGGGGGGATCACCAAAACAGACCCAAAACACACCCTTTACGAGCAACAGAGAGGCAACGGATGAGCCACAAAAACTCATCGACCAACACAGAAAAGCAGAAATCGACAGCCATCTCAAGGGTGGGGGGGAGTGGGGGGATCACCCATGGGGTGGAAACGACAGCGACGGTGACAGGACAAGGTGACGCAAGGGCGGGGACGACAGTGAACTAAGACCCAACCCGAAGGGAAAGACACAACCCAAAGACCGAAAAACACCAAAAACCAAGGGAAACCACCATACTGGTGGCGGGGGAAACCCCAGGGGCCGGGGAACACACCCCGAAGCCGCATGCAAGCCCGAAGAAAGCAAGGAAAAAGAGAACGTCGGGGAACAGACGGAACACCGAGCAACCACCACCGACAACACCCACACACCCAAGATCAACCCCGGAACAAGAAGAACCTGATGATTAGCTGAGGTAACCGAGAGACGCAGGTGCGGGATCAGTGAGGGAAGGACGAAGGGCGATGAGATGAGCGATCGCCGGAGATGGGCCAAAGGAAGACCCCATCTCCGGCGAAAGGGTGACGGCAGGTGGGAGGCAAGAGAGTGGATGAAGGCGGCGGCGGCTCAAGGTAAATTAGGTTTTTGTTTTTGGGGGTTTTTTGAGAGAGAAAAGGGAGAGTTGTGTGGTAGACAACCATATTATATCTCTACTTGTTTTAGTACTCTTTAGTGCTAAACTGTAATAGTATGCTCCTTGAGTCACTTGAATCTTCCTTTCCCTTGGGTGATGTAAGGAAGGGGGGCGAGGAATGAGCAATTGAGCATGCACATCATTTCACTAAGTTGAGTTCGGTTAGCGATGACCCGTGGTCTATTCATTGTATCCAACTATCCAAGAGTAAAAGGCGAAACAATATAGTTCGGGTTGTGCTCAGTGCATGGCTAGCTGCGTAACTATCCAAGGTAGCCCTTGTCTACAAGAGTGTCAGAACATAGATTGGCTTTACAATGAAAGCAAATAAAAAGATGCATTTACAGGTAGAAATCAAGCTACATGCCTACCATATACAGACTTTACAAGTGGCCTTAATATATTCCATAGTTCCTTACTATTCAATCTAACCCTGATGTAAAATATTCATTTCAATCATGATCTTTGCAGAAGTATACGACAGATATCGTCTCAGAACATAGATTCAATGCTCGTTAATCCATACACTGCTAACTCCTATGGTATATATAAATGGCACAAAGAAGATGCTTTCAAGATCAATTCCCGTCCTCCATTAATTCTCAACTATAGCCGCAAGTTCCTGAAATGGAAAAAAGTTTTAGTGGTGCTTGAACATACGAATTTTATCAACGTGGTCCACATAGTTTTCATTAACCATTAAGAACGCATGAGGTCACTCAGAAAACAATATACATACCCCAACTCCGACTGGCTGAAAATTTGAAGTTCTCAACATACTCGTGCGCTTGGGATCAACAGGTAATGACCTCAAAGCCAAGTTCCCGATATATGACTTAGAAGACGGGCTTTTTCCGGACATAGAAGGCAAGGTACGTGAGAGCCAGGATTCTGATGGAGACTTTGGGAGAAATGGAGCCATAGCAAGTAGACAGTTGTCTGGTATAACCTCTCTAATATCCGGCTTTTCGCACTCTACAACATCGACGGCAAGATTGAAGTCTTCCCCTACATCTTGAAAGGACTTTTCTGGAGTAGACACTACACTAGAACAAGTATCACAGTTTTTAGGTTGAGATATTTGTTTTTCAGCAGCAAGGGACTTGATATCTTGGAGTGAATCCACAGAAGGGTTCCTTCCTCTGGATTCTGATGAGCTTGATATCGAGTTTCGAGATTGTTCCATGTGTTCAGAATCCATATATAAGGTCTTTTCTGTGGCAGGATTTGCTAAAAACTCCTTAAGTTTTGTGCCACCACTGTTCTGCAAATCGGGATTACTCTTGCTACCGGGATTTGCGTCCATTGATGATCTGTTTTTAGCAGCATAATGTGGCAATCTTTTCAGTTCTCCTATACGATTATTTGTCCTTTCCTGCAGACAGGGAAATTTGCCTCATTATGCAGATGGTTTTTTTGACAGATTAGGATAAATGGATGATATTAAAAACTTGTGACTTCTGTAATCAAACTAGCTCGACATTGATCATCAATGTTTTATAGTATATGTTGAGTCAGAGTTTAGTTTTCATTTCCAATCAAGCAAAACACTCACTATTCTTTCGTTATGGATTATGATAGAATATCACACAATTATTCACCAAGTGAGGCAGTGAGCTCCTCTTCTTGTTCTTGTGAAGACCTGAAGTAGCAGTAATTCAATGTAATTTTTGACAAAAATTTCATTGTGTCGTTCAGTAATGGCCTACATGTTAACATATGATTTATTTTTATAGATACAACTCATACAAGATACTTTTATGGAATCATATTACTCATAGTACTAACTAACATGCGATTAAGGTCAAAGACAAATTAACAAGTTTAACAGTTTGACCACCAAACTCAGACAACattcttttttaaaaaaagaaaaaaaaaaataccttCTTTACATTATTCCTGCCTGATTCAGCATATACAGGCCTGGTGCGAACACTTTTGGCAGAGGATAATGCTCCTGCGTGATCTCTCATTCCTGGTATTGGATTTAAAAGACAAAACTTGGGCAATAAACCACAAAGTTTAGCTGACACAGCTTCCATTCCATCATGTTCGTCTTCCTCTTCTTTGCCATCTTCCTCTTGTTCTTCCCTTTGTATACTCTGAGGTAACGTGTACTGTGGGGACTGCTTCTTCCATTTTATTTCCCTCTTAACTGGCTCCAATTTCTCTCTGGCTATAGAATACTTTCTAGGAGTGAAATAAGGTGTTTCTGAAGCCACTGCTTTTGCAGCTGGAAGGAACCTATCCATCATAAAGTCTCGGGACTGAGGATCCGCAAAAATTCCAGTACTCGTCAATTTTGGGCCATCAAGTCCACTTACTCCACTGACGCTACAATTGTAAAACGACTCTGTTCGAGAAAGGGTCCCACTTGCATCTACAAAGGTCGTATCTTCATCATCAGAACTACACGCATTCTTCTTATTTGGTTCCTTCTCGGATCCTTCCTTTCCTGTTCGAGACCTCGAACTATAATTGGGtgaattttttattgttttatctgCTTGTTTCTGCTTATGATTCGCAGTCCTCCCTGGTGGCAATTTTGGAGCTACTGCCACATGACGACTGCTGTCGTTTGATACTGTATTTACATCCTTTGGTCTTCCGGGCATGTGCTCCCATTGAAAAGGAACAACGCCAGGATTTCTTATTGGGCCTGATTTTATGTCCGACATGTAGTAAGGAAGAGGAGGCAACGTGGGCTTGGAGTGACGGGGTTTCCTGTGACTAATTTCAGGTTGAGCAGCTATTGATGAGCCGCGCCTCACAGAAAGTAGAGGTTGATTAAAGTTTAATTGTCTTTCCTCCATCAAGACTGCATAAACATGAACAAGGTAAAGGTTATGGCACAAAACTTACTCTGTATGAGACCATGGTACATACCAGACCAAGATATACTCAGCTGGACTAAGCGAGGACGTACTCTAAGCCATATATGAGACCATTATCAATCAATAAAGTTATGGTACATTCTCTAGCTCAGTGGATCAAATAAATTATGAAGGAGCAATGAGACAATTTTAAGATTGATTGAAGGAAAAAAGGTTATGTAAATTACAGCTTTGATCTAAACCTATTCTTTGAACCAAGTAGAATGAATCAATAGAGGACCCGGTCTATCCGTAATACTGTACTCTACTATCAACTGACTACATCATGAGTTAATGACAAAGGAAATGTACTGAACCGTGATCACTCAGTATTAAGCTGTATTTCAATGAATATCAAAAGTTAATTGCGCCTTCACACAGCCCTTTTTGGAGGCGCGTCTGTCACTTTAAACAAGCAAGTACTCCTAAACAAGAGAAATTCAGGTAACAGTGGCTATGCCAGTCAGTCACCAATTATCCCTTGTGCTGAGCAAAGCTTCAAAAAGATGTTCCTAAAGATTTATATACAAAAAATTTATATGAGACGATTTTAAAAATTAAAGCTCACGGAAACTGAATAGCATTTTATAAAGAATTAACTGCTAGGTGCTGCTACCTCTCTTACACTGCGAGTCTGCGATAACAACATTACTGTTACCCTCAATGCCACAAATGAGAGTCGGTTATACGCAGCCTTATCCCTgactaaataaataactacagGCACCTCTTCATCGGATCGGTGTCCAACAGGAAAGGTACTTTATAGGGTCATTAACCCCTGAAA
Encoded here:
- the LOC141599830 gene encoding uncharacterized protein LOC141599830, whose product is MEERQLNFNQPLLSVRRGSSIAAQPEISHRKPRHSKPTLPPLPYYMSDIKSGPIRNPGVVPFQWEHMPGRPKDVNTVSNDSSRHVAVAPKLPPGRTANHKQKQADKTIKNSPNYSSRSRTGKEGSEKEPNKKNACSSDDEDTTFVDASGTLSRTESFYNCSVSGVSGLDGPKLTSTGIFADPQSRDFMMDRFLPAAKAVASETPYFTPRKYSIAREKLEPVKREIKWKKQSPQYTLPQSIQREEQEEDGKEEEDEHDGMEAVSAKLCGLLPKFCLLNPIPGMRDHAGALSSAKSVRTRPVYAESGRNNVKKERTNNRIGELKRLPHYAAKNRSSMDANPGSKSNPDLQNSGGTKLKEFLANPATEKTLYMDSEHMEQSRNSISSSSESRGRNPSVDSLQDIKSLAAEKQISQPKNCDTCSSVVSTPEKSFQDVGEDFNLAVDVVECEKPDIREVIPDNCLLAMAPFLPKSPSESWLSRTLPSMSGKSPSSKSYIGNLALRSLPVDPKRTSMLRTSNFQPVGVGELAAIVEN